The Glycine max cultivar Williams 82 chromosome 3, Glycine_max_v4.0, whole genome shotgun sequence sequence ATTATTAGTTGTGACATGTGAATACTAAGGGgtctatatttttgttgtttgaaaaatatatataagttattGTAAACTTATTATGTCTTTGatttttaccaataaaaaagTTTGATATGTGAAATTGACATTACAATTCGTGAAAAAAACAGGTTTAAATTTTGAGCTTAATTTAAAAagggttatatatatattgaatctgagttttatatataaagttaatctattgaattatattgcattacatgcattgcatataagtgttttaatacaataaaaaaaggtcttatccCAAGGGAAAGTCTTTAATTTGATAATACGAGAAACAAAAGTCATgcattataattatcattcaattataaagatatgtttttttataataaatattacaaaaatctttttataaaaaaattactgcaaaaattatatcaataataatttataattaattgataatgtgaaattatttctataatgtaaaaattcttcttttgattttagttcttgtaaaatttaatatattttgcttTAGTACTTATTataaagtaataatattaattgataatatataacAATGCGTTGGTAGtttgattataaaataataatattaattgatcaTGATATAACAACAGGCTGGTAGTTTGACGACTCGTCATGTCATTCGATAATTatgtgtaattatttttaataaattatattttttaagttcatACTACCGATTAAAAATTGATGACGTTAAACTAGTTCATAGAAGATATAAAAACATTGttcactaaattatttttacacacgACTACTCCTTAAtgaaattgaatatattttaatttatcaatatgTTGTAATACTTGCCAATTCGTAGATATGTTTGGATGGAGTGAATGATAATAAATGaattatgttttatatatttaatgtattataagaataaaatataatatatactaaattaagggatataatttgaatttcagtttGAGTCACATGAGTTGACACTTGGGTTTCTGAAATCTGAATACCTGTgagttagaataaaaataaaatacttcactaaacaatcaaattaaacaaaatatttcgtTCTAGTTTGTTCACacataaaacattattttgttgCATCGTAGAGGTGACCTTAGATGATATTTACACctgttttgataaaaataaaatacttcactTAAAGATTTTTTCCGTTTTGGTATTCTTACCCCTATTTTCCTTAAGAGTACGTTTGGATAAAGAATTTTAACtgagaaaagtaatttatcagataatttgaatttctgtaatctagaattcattgtttggatgtttttttgtgaagaaattaaaattttgaaattttaaaacaaaattttgaacaactaaaaatctggaattttaatttccttctaaaaggtaagaaattgaaattctcttcttaccgtattcttcaagaaacaccgtcTGAGATTGTGGAGCATCGTTCGGACCTAAGAACGTAGAGAAACACGTATAATTAGCACAccaatcatatttttctttttttcattcattttttttcaccctcataattttaactttttttttatccaaacacaaaattttgaaaataaaagaatttcaattgaagtatttaaaatttttagaatttaaaatttctcagaattttaaattccatcatccaaacacactctagataatatttattttcttttatcagatGTTTTTACGAATGTCATCATAAAATTCTCCGATCAAAGAAAGTGATTATGTAAAATActctactttttaaatttaatttagttccTAACATTAGCTAAAGTTTGTGATATGCGCTGGTAAGAGAGGGAGGGGAGAAGATGAGAGTAACGCGAGGAAGAAAGCGTGGTTTCCTTGATTCGAGGCCAACGATCCTCCTTCTAAACTAAGTTCTCAATGAGTGTTTTCTTGCTTTATTCGATATCGGGGTCAAGCTTTTATACATGGAGTCTTACACAAGTTGCAGGAATGCAACAGACTCAACGGTTTCTTAACTGACGTAACCAACTACTCAGTGGCTTAACTAACTGCCCCTAGGTTCATACAAAGTGTGACCTAACTATACATGCATGCAATCACGTGCCTATACGTACTCCTCCAGGTGCCTTGGTCTCGTGATACTCCTTCGTGGTCGTGGCTCATGTGTTGCAGGAGGTGGAGCTTCGTTCATGTTGCTGCTGCTAACATCATCCGCCCCTGGGAAAACCACCTTGTGCTCAAGATGGTGGGCATTGCAAACATCTGTCCATTTCTCCCATGTCGAGTCCTCTGGGGCCAACCCCATCCACTGCACTAGTACCATTCGTGTGGGTGGTTGAGTTGAGGGGTCAAAGCCCGAGTCAAGGATGGCGATGGGTTCGAGTAGTGGATGGTGGTCACGCGCATCTGGTGGAAGAGGGGTGTGGTGTAGGTCTAAGGGACCATGATGCGGGCGGAGCAGAGAACAGTGAAACACCGAATGTATTTTGGATCCCTCAGGTAGCTGCAAGCGGTACGCGACGTTGCCGATATGCTCCAGAACTCGAAAGGGGCCAAAGTAGTGTTTAGCTAATTTAGTTAAGGGCTGGTGGCGAAGCGAAGATTGTCTGTGAGGTCTGAGTTTAACGTACACCAGTTGGTCGACCTCATAGGCGACGTCGCGACGTTTCTGGTCCGCGAAGTGCTTCATGGCCTCCTGGGCTTTGAGAAGTTTTCGTCGAAGGGCCGTATGAATCTCTTCTCTCGTGCTAAGTTCTGCATCAACCGCGTCATTGCGAGAGGATCCTTGTAGGTAGTTGGACAGAGGGGGAAGAGGCTTGTCGTAGATGACCTCGTAGGGAGTCATACCGGTGCCCGTGTGCTGCGAAGTGTTATACAACCATTCTACTAACGTGAGGAATCAAAACCACGTTGCAGGTTGGTGGTGGACGAAGGAGCGCAAGTACTGCTCGAGGGTACGATTCATCACCTCTGTCTGACCATCCGTTTGAGGATGGTAGGCAGTGCTCATTCGCAGCGTCATCCCACTCATCTTGAAGAGCTCCCTCCAAAAGGAACTGATGAAGATAGGGTCTCGATCAAAAATGATGCTGCGTAGGAAGCCATGGAGTTTACACACGGTGTCCATGAAAAGAGTAGCTACCTTGAAGGCCGTAAAATGAGTATGTAGATCACCGAAGTGGACGCCCTTAGAGAAGCGGTCCACTACGACCATAACCGTCGTGAAGCCATGTGAGGTGGGGAGGTGCGTGACGAAGTCCATGGAGAGATCCTCCCAAACTCCGGTGGGTATCAGAATAGGTTGCAATAGGCCAACATTCTTACGCGTGAGGTGTTTGATTTGTTGACACACTGTGCAGTTTCGAATGGATGTCTTAATATCTTGAAGCATGTTTCGCCATTGGAAGTTAGATTGAAGGCGATGCAAGGTTTTTTTAACTCCGAAGTAGGATAGAGAGTCTGCAACAATATTCGAAGACCCCGCTTTATACTGGATATCATAGTCATATCCAAGTAACTTTGCTAGGTAAAACTGTTGCTCCGGCGACTATACAATCTGAGACATGAGCTCCCGAAGGCTCCGGTGATCAGTGAATATGGTGAATTTATGGCCAAGTAGGTACTGTCGCCATTTTCGGACGGCGGCGACAATGGCATGCAATTCACGAACATATGCTGATGCGTGTTGAAGGCGCTAGCAGAACAGTTTGCTGAAATAAGCTACGGGGCGACCTTGTTGCTGAAGGACAACACCCATGGCCGTGCTTGACATGTCTGTTTCGAGCGTGAAGGGAATCAAAAAATCTGGAAGGGACAGTGTCGGGGCAGCAGTCATAACGACCTTTAGTAGATCAAAAGCTTCTTGAGACTCCGAGGTCCACTAAAACTCATTTTTACAAAGAAGTTTTGTTAATGGTGTTGCCATGGTGGCGTATCCTCGTATGAACTTCCGGTAGAACCCCGTAAGGCCGAGGAAGGCATGGAGATCTTTCGGAGATCGTGGCATAGCCCACTCAACGATCGCCTGAATCTTAGTAGGGTTAGGTCTGACACCGCTGCCGGAGATGACGTGGCCCAGATAGTCAAGCTGGCGTTGACCAATTAGGCACTTGGATTGCTTCAGGTAGTAGCGAGCTTGTAGGAAAGAACTGAAAACGCATTCGAGATGATGAAGGTGATCGTTGAAGGTTGTGCTGTAGATCAGAATGTCGTCGAAGAAGACGACCGCAAACTTCCTCAAGAATGGGCGGAGCAAGGCGTTCATGGCTGCTTGGAACGTCGATGGTGCGTTGCAGAGCCCAAACGGCATCACCCGATACTCGTAGTGACCGTGGTGAGTGCGAAAGGATGTCTTCGGGATATCTTCTTCAACCACCAATATCTGGTGAAAACCTTGCCATAAATCTAGCTTGGAGAACCACGATGCCTTCCCTAACTCGTCGAGGAGTTCGTCTATCGTTGGCAGTGGGAATCTATCCCGAATGGTGATTGCATTCAACGCcctatagtcaatgcacatCCGTCATgtcccatctttcttcttcaccaaCAATATCGGGGAAGAGAAGGGGCTCCGACTGGGCCGGATGAGGTCGGAGTCAAGAAGGGTTGAGACCTGGCGTTCAATCTCCGTTTTCTGGAAATGAGGGTATCTATATGGCCGGACATTGACGGGGTTAGCTGAGGGGAGGATGTTGATGTGATGGTCATGTTGTCGGGAAGGGGGTAGGGCCGAGGGTTGCTGGAATAGAGCTTGGTATTTAAGTAAAAGCTTATTAATGGCGGGAATGGAATGGAAGGGATATGGGGGTGTCGCAGTTGCATCCATGGACAGAAGGGAAAGATGGAACAACCCTGAAGTAGAATTAGTGTAGATTATGCGTTTAATCTGGGTAGCTGAAGCTGGATCAGAATCTGCCTGAACGTCCGCGTGGAGGTTGATGGATTCGCCCAAGTATGAAAAATGCATCGTGAAGGAGGCGTAGTTGGTGATAACAGGCCCCAAAGTCCGAAGCCACTCTACGCCCAAGACGACCTCGGCTCCGCTCAGGGGTAGTACCCTTAGCGTCACTGTAAACATATGTCCTTGTATACAGAGCTGTGTATTGGCACATAGCTTATTGCACTCCATTACTGAACCATTACCTACCATCACTCTAAGAGGCATGGTGTCTTCAACGTCGAAGTTCATGAATTTAGCAACGCGAGGCTGAATGAAATTATGAGTGCTTCCACTATCTATTAGTATAGTAACGCGGGTTTTGTTGATGGTTCCATAAAGGTAGAAAGTGTCTGTAGCTGGAACTCCTGCCATGGCATGTAAACTAATATGGGGTTGAAGGATGGTGGGGTCAAAAGTTGGTTCCGGCACAGGTGAGGCAGTCTGAGGTTCGAGTGTGATGGCGTGAGATTGTTCATTGTGAGGTGGTTCTGAAGGTAGAGGTTCTTCAGAGTCAGCTATGAGGAACAAGACGCGTCCCCTACATCGATGAGATGAGCTCCACTGCTCATCACAATTATAACATAGGCCCTTTTCGCGCCTATAGGCCATGTCCTCTTGGGTCCTCTGAACGAAATGAGGTTTAGGCATGGGTGGTGGGTTACTGTTTATGTGAGGGAAGGATGGTGATGGAAGGGAAGATGAAGGTCGAGGGTAGTGTTTCTTACGGTCATTGATTTTATCTTCTTGCAGGCGGGCTAAGGAGGTAGCTTGGGGAAGCGATATAGGTTGGAAGGCTTGTACCTCTCGCCGGATTTCTGGACTTAGGCCGGAGATGAAGCAGCTTAATAAGACTGAGGGGGAGAGACCGGTAATACGGTTTGCTAACCTCTCGAATTCGGTGAGGTACTCCGTGACTGAGCTTCGTTGGACTAGCTTGAATAGCGTTCCTCGTGGATCATCGTAGAAAGAAGGAGCAAAACGAGCCTCGATTGCTTGGAGCAGTGCTGGCCATGACGTAATAAATCCATTTCGGAACATCCATTGAAACCAACTCAATGCTGGGCCGTCGAGGTAGAAGGACGCCACCATGATGCGTTCTTCTTTCGGGGTCCCTTGATACTCGAAAAATTGTGAGATTTTGAAGATCCAACCTAGTGGATCATAGCCGTCAAAACGAGGGACATCGAGCTTGACCGACGGTCTAGAGGGATAGGAAGGCTGTGTTACCGACGGCGAGGGAGTGGTGAGGTGCGAAAGACATTCGCACATGGCTTCAACCTTGTTGGCAAGGTCTGAGTGTCTCTCGGAGAGGGCGGCGATAGCTTCTTCCAGGCGGTCAATGGTGGTGCGGCGGGTGTCGTGTTCCACCATAGTAGCAGGTCGGACCAGTTGATATGCGCTGGTAAGAGAGGGAAGGGAGAAGATGAGAGTAACGCGAGGAAGAAAGCGTGGTTTCCTTGATTCGAGGCCAAGGATCCTCCTTCTAAACTAAGTTCTCAATGAGTATTTTTCTTGCTTTATTCAATATCGGGGTCAAGCTTTTATACATGGAGTCTTACACAAGTTGCAGGAATGCAACGGACTCAACGGTTTCTTAACTGCCGTAACCAACTACTCAATGGCTTAACTAACTGCCCCTAGGTTCATACAAAGTGTGACCTAACTATACATGCATGCAGTCACGTGCCTATACGTACTCCTCCAGGTGCCTTGGTCTCGTGACACTCCTTCGTGGTCGTGGCTCGTGTGTTGCAGGAGGTGGAGCTTCATTCATGTTGCTGCTGCTAACAGTTTGCTAATTAAGGATTATCATATCTACCAGCTTCACTCAGTGATGAATAATCATTCTAATTAGCtcctttaaaaaatcattttaattaacatttattaagTACTTACACTTGGAAACTATACTTTGGGCGGAAATTATGTGAGCGTTAGAGCTTACACCTGGTAGCATATTTTCGTTGTTGTTGATAAACATGGTAGGTTCATGGATGTGAAATATAGTTCGATTATTGATCGTGGGTCAGTGGGTTAATAGTTTAACTGGTGGATTAATAATTGATttgatatacattaaaaatttaaaattatatatgtatctattatatataagtatatagttaatattatttgagcaagaaaaatttatttatactctaaaatctaaaataaaaattgatactaATGAGATATCAAAATTATATCGTAGAGGTgacctatttttattttgtaaaactgaTCAGGTAGAACCGATCCAATTAAAATTCGGTGACCTAACTAGTCAGATTTAACCGGATCACCCCGAATAAATTGCATGATCAATCCAATAATAAAACCGGTCCAATTAGATTACCGGATCTTGATTCAATCAGTCTAACCGATCGGACCGAACAGTGTTTCACAATTATGGACATgatatcttaaattaattttacagatGTTGTAAATTTCTCGtaatataaaaatgtgaaattcaGTAACATGGGAAACCGATTGCAAGGTACATCTCTTATGTTATTTAGTGAGATTGTTAATTTGTGTGCTAGTCCCTTTCGCTCCTATATTTACTTCCTCTCTACCGTGATAATCGCTGtgcaaagagaaaaataagtcttaaaataattattaatttaatttttaacataatattaattaaattttttcctaataatattatttataatattaatgacaaacaaaaaaaattaaaaataaattaatgataattaggttcattttgtaaaattgttatattctttcatacattaattaattaataattattcataaattcataaattaatttttatcaaatatatactattaatatttaataaataaataattattagtcaaattaaaatataattattaattaatattaactaataataaataaatatttaataattaattaattaatttcaccgTAAATGATAAGAATCACACAAGGCCGAACTTAGATAATCCTAAAGATTAATCTAATGGTGTAAGacccttttatatttatatgtggataaataatttatttaataggaTATCTCGTATTGGACTATTTCTGTctataaaattatcttagacCAATAATAATCACATACCACAAATGAATAAA is a genomic window containing:
- the LOC102665989 gene encoding uncharacterized protein; translated protein: MVEHDTRRTTIDRLEEAIAALSERHSDLANKVEAMCECLSHLTTPSPSVTQPSYPSRPSVKLDVPRFDGYDPLGWIFKISQFFEYQGTPKEERIMVASFYLDGPALSWFQWMFRNGFITSWPALLQAIEARFAPSFYDDPRGTLFKLVQRSSVTEYLTEFERLANRITGLSPSVLLSCFISGLSPEIRREVQAFQPISLPQATSLARLQEDKINDRKKHYPRPSSSLPSPSFPHINSNPPPMPKPHFVQRTQEDMAYRREKGLCYNCDEQWSSSHRCRGRVLFLIADSEEPLPSEPPHNEQSHAITLEPQTASPVPEPTFDPTILQPHISLHAMAGVPATDTFYLYGTINKTRVTILIDSGSTHNFIQPRVAKFMNFDVEDTMPLRVMVGNGSVMECNKLCANTQLCIQGHMFTVTLRVLPLSGAEVVLGVEWLRTLGPVITNYASFTMHFSYLGESINLHADVQADSDPASATQIKRIIYTNSTSGLFHLSLLSMDATATPPYPFHSIPAINKLLLKYQALFQQPSALPPSRQHDHHINILPSANPVNVRPYRYPHFQKTEIERQVSTLLDSDLIRPSRSPFSSPILLVKKKDGT